One Pseudomonadota bacterium DNA window includes the following coding sequences:
- the ribE gene encoding 6,7-dimethyl-8-ribityllumazine synthase, whose protein sequence is MNGPTIETLEGALNGSGVRVGVLATRWNDFIVDRLTRGAVGALTQAGVASNDITLLMVPGAYELPIAASKAARSGRFDMLVALGTVIRGATPHFDYVAGECASGLSRVALDTGVPVGFGVLTVDTLDQAIERAGAKAGNKGAEASLAALETLGLLRQLDG, encoded by the coding sequence ATGAATGGGCCGACGATCGAGACTTTGGAAGGGGCCTTGAATGGCAGCGGCGTGCGCGTCGGCGTGCTCGCCACCCGTTGGAACGACTTTATCGTCGACCGGCTCACGCGCGGTGCCGTGGGGGCGCTCACCCAGGCCGGTGTCGCCAGCAACGACATCACCCTGCTGATGGTGCCGGGTGCGTACGAACTGCCGATCGCCGCCAGCAAAGCGGCCCGTAGCGGCCGCTTCGACATGCTCGTCGCCCTGGGCACGGTGATCCGCGGCGCCACGCCGCACTTCGACTACGTGGCCGGGGAGTGCGCCAGCGGTCTCTCGCGCGTGGCTCTGGATACGGGGGTGCCCGTGGGCTTCGGCGTGCTCACCGTGGACACGCTGGATCAGGCGATCGAACGCGCCGGCGCCAAGGCGGGCAACAAGGGGGCCGAGGCGTCCCTCGCCGCGCTCGAGACGCTGGGGCTTCTGCGCCAGCTGGACGGCTGA
- the ribBA gene encoding bifunctional 3,4-dihydroxy-2-butanone-4-phosphate synthase/GTP cyclohydrolase II, whose translation MTDSSSSNITSLPERGSAGSPLADIETILAELRAGRMVVMLDDEDRENEGDLVMLASHVRPEDINFMARYGRGLICLTLTRERCEQLRLPLMVSETDSEQRTNFTVSIEAAEGVTTGISAHDRARTVLAAVAPDAGPADLTQPGHIFPLMAQPGGVLTRAGHTEAGCDLARLAGAEPAAVIVEVLREDGSMARRPDLEAFAHEHKLKIGTIADLIAYRLRNEQSVECIATHTVPTEFGDFTLHCYEDHVARNVHLALVKGDVRSADPTLVRVHVHETLSDVVGVTWPSLGWPLRAAMKRIAEEGSGVVLILRERDDPRVLIERLQGSERPHQGTGEVSSELRKYGVGAQVLRDLGVSRMRVLSAPKRMHGLSGFGLEVVEYVDG comes from the coding sequence ATGACAGACAGCAGCAGTAGCAACATCACCTCCCTCCCGGAGCGCGGCAGCGCGGGCAGCCCCCTGGCGGACATCGAGACCATCCTCGCCGAGCTTCGCGCCGGCCGGATGGTCGTGATGCTCGATGACGAGGACCGCGAGAACGAGGGCGACCTGGTGATGCTCGCCTCCCACGTACGCCCGGAAGACATCAACTTCATGGCGCGCTACGGCCGCGGCCTGATATGCCTCACCCTCACCCGAGAGCGCTGCGAGCAGCTGCGCCTGCCCCTGATGGTGAGCGAGACGGATTCGGAGCAGCGCACCAACTTCACCGTGTCCATCGAGGCGGCGGAAGGGGTGACCACCGGCATCTCGGCCCATGACCGAGCCCGCACGGTGCTGGCGGCGGTGGCGCCCGACGCGGGCCCGGCCGACCTCACCCAGCCCGGGCACATCTTCCCGCTGATGGCCCAGCCCGGCGGCGTGCTGACCCGCGCCGGCCACACGGAGGCGGGCTGCGACCTCGCCCGCCTCGCGGGAGCCGAGCCGGCAGCGGTGATCGTGGAGGTGCTGCGCGAGGACGGCAGCATGGCGCGCCGTCCGGATCTCGAGGCCTTCGCCCACGAGCACAAGCTGAAGATCGGCACCATTGCCGACCTCATCGCCTACCGCTTGCGCAACGAGCAGTCGGTCGAGTGCATCGCCACCCACACCGTACCTACGGAATTCGGTGACTTCACGTTGCACTGCTATGAGGATCATGTGGCGCGCAACGTCCATCTCGCGTTGGTCAAGGGCGATGTGAGGAGCGCAGATCCCACGCTGGTGCGCGTGCACGTGCACGAGACCTTGAGCGATGTGGTCGGCGTCACCTGGCCCTCCCTGGGCTGGCCCCTGCGGGCAGCGATGAAGCGCATCGCCGAGGAGGGCAGTGGGGTCGTGCTGATCCTGCGCGAACGCGATGATCCGCGGGTGCTGATCGAGCGCCTGCAGGGCAGTGAGCGACCACACCAGGGCACGGGCGAGGTGAGCTCGGAGCTGCGCAAGTACGGCGTGGGGGCTCAGGTGTTGCGCGATCTCGGCGTCTCGCGCATGCGCGTGCTGAGCGCGCCTAAGCGCATGCACGGCTTGTCCGGGTTCGGATTGGAAGTGGTGGAGTACGTAGACGGATGA
- a CDS encoding riboflavin synthase, whose amino-acid sequence MFTGLIQATAGVEALEEVGGDVRLTIDATGWTPPTPVGLGDSISISGACLTVVHMDGLRLAFDVSRETLEKTTLGDLTAGALVNLEPSLRAGDVLGGHLVTGHVDAIAEVLSITPEARSQRLRISLPTVLAPLVAPKGSVCMDGVSLTVNEVEAGAFGVNIIPHTWEVTAMAQYAVGRRVNLEADVLARYVARQLAARDGE is encoded by the coding sequence ATGTTTACTGGACTGATTCAGGCGACCGCCGGGGTCGAGGCCCTGGAGGAAGTGGGCGGCGACGTGCGCCTGACCATCGACGCGACCGGTTGGACGCCGCCGACCCCGGTAGGCCTCGGCGACAGCATCTCGATCAGCGGCGCCTGCCTCACGGTGGTCCACATGGACGGCCTGCGCCTGGCCTTCGATGTCTCCCGCGAGACCCTGGAGAAGACGACTCTCGGGGACCTCACGGCCGGCGCCTTGGTCAATCTCGAGCCCTCCTTGCGGGCCGGCGATGTGCTCGGGGGGCATCTGGTCACCGGCCACGTGGACGCCATCGCCGAGGTGCTCTCGATCACCCCGGAGGCTCGCTCTCAGCGCCTGCGTATCTCCCTGCCGACCGTCCTGGCCCCGCTGGTGGCGCCCAAGGGCTCGGTCTGCATGGACGGGGTGAGTTTGACCGTGAACGAGGTGGAGGCGGGGGCCTTCGGGGTGAACATCATCCCCCACACCTGGGAAGTCACGGCCATGGCCCAGTACGCGGTGGGCCGTCGCGTGAATCTGGAAGCCGATGTCCTGGCCCGCTATGTGGCCCGACAGCTGGCCGCCCGCGACGGCGAGTGA
- the ribD gene encoding bifunctional diaminohydroxyphosphoribosylaminopyrimidine deaminase/5-amino-6-(5-phosphoribosylamino)uracil reductase RibD: protein MTAAVRLAARGTNACEPNPRVGCVIANAAGAVLGEGWHAQAGEGHAEVRAIAAARAAGHDDALAGATAYVTLEPCAHFGRTPPCSQALLAVGIGRVVVAVEDPNPQVDGTGIQQLRAAGVEVEVGLMADQARQVARGFLSRLERGRPFVTVKVATSLDGATAMRSGESRWISGAASRRDVHRCRANVGAILTGVGTVVADDPSFTVREATPTPPWRHPLRVVVDPQLRTPPRATLLNDGGQTLLIHDTDIAEDARAAFGEREGVELHAVPANADGSGLNLSAVLDELAERGVNELMVEAGARLNGSLLGSDLVDEVLLYVAPHLMGTQTLGAWSVPGLARMDQRISLQWQHVERIGDDLRIVATPQRRQANDD, encoded by the coding sequence ATGACTGCCGCCGTGCGCTTGGCGGCGCGGGGCACCAACGCTTGTGAACCTAATCCCCGCGTCGGGTGCGTGATCGCGAACGCGGCCGGCGCCGTGCTCGGTGAAGGCTGGCATGCGCAGGCTGGCGAGGGCCACGCCGAGGTGCGGGCGATCGCCGCGGCGCGCGCGGCCGGCCACGACGATGCACTGGCAGGTGCCACCGCCTATGTGACCCTCGAGCCCTGTGCCCACTTCGGTCGCACACCGCCCTGCAGCCAGGCGCTGCTGGCGGTCGGCATCGGGCGGGTGGTGGTGGCCGTCGAGGATCCGAATCCGCAGGTGGATGGCACCGGCATCCAGCAGCTTCGCGCCGCGGGGGTAGAGGTGGAGGTCGGCCTGATGGCGGACCAGGCTCGCCAGGTGGCGCGAGGCTTTCTGAGCCGGCTGGAGCGGGGGCGACCCTTCGTCACGGTCAAGGTGGCGACGAGCCTGGACGGCGCCACCGCCATGCGCAGCGGTGAGAGCCGTTGGATATCCGGCGCGGCCTCGCGCCGCGATGTGCACCGGTGCCGAGCCAACGTTGGGGCCATCCTCACCGGCGTTGGCACGGTGGTCGCGGACGATCCGTCCTTCACCGTCCGCGAGGCTACCCCCACACCGCCCTGGCGCCACCCCCTGCGCGTCGTGGTGGATCCGCAGCTGCGCACGCCACCGCGCGCCACCCTGCTCAATGACGGCGGTCAGACCCTACTCATCCACGACACGGACATCGCCGAAGACGCGCGTGCGGCCTTCGGCGAACGCGAAGGGGTGGAACTGCACGCCGTCCCGGCCAACGCGGATGGCTCAGGATTGAATCTATCCGCCGTCCTGGACGAACTTGCAGAGCGCGGCGTCAACGAGCTCATGGTGGAGGCTGGCGCCCGCCTGAACGGATCGCTGCTGGGGTCCGATCTGGTCGACGAGGTGTTGCTCTACGTGGCGCCCCACCTGATGGGCACGCAGACGCTCGGCGCCTGGAGCGTGCCGGGCCTGGCCCGCATGGACCAGCGCATTTCCCTGCAGTGGCAGCATGTCGAGCGCATCGGCGATGACTTGCGTATCGTGGCGACCCCGCAGCGGCGGCAGGCAAACGACGACTAG
- the nrdR gene encoding transcriptional regulator NrdR, with protein MHCPFCGHEETRVTDSRLAGEGAQVRRRRVCSRCGERFTTFEAPQLVMPHLIKTDGKRQPFDDAKLRRGISMSLQKRPVGEDAVEDALERIKHALLATGEREVPSRLVGELVMNELKRLDQVAYVRFASVYRSFEDISAFREELEKLEAEDEPNNEAEEQMSLLPDASRATVTPSPGKGRRTRRSRQ; from the coding sequence ATGCACTGTCCGTTCTGCGGCCACGAGGAGACCCGCGTCACCGATTCGCGCTTGGCGGGCGAAGGCGCCCAGGTGCGCCGTCGCCGCGTCTGCTCGCGTTGCGGAGAACGCTTCACCACCTTCGAAGCCCCGCAGCTGGTGATGCCCCACCTCATCAAGACCGACGGCAAGCGCCAACCCTTCGACGACGCGAAGCTGCGCCGAGGGATCAGCATGTCGCTGCAGAAGCGGCCCGTAGGGGAGGATGCGGTGGAGGATGCGCTCGAGCGGATCAAGCACGCCCTGCTGGCCACGGGCGAACGTGAGGTGCCCTCCCGTCTGGTCGGTGAGCTCGTGATGAACGAACTGAAGCGCCTGGATCAGGTGGCCTACGTGCGTTTCGCCTCCGTGTACCGCAGCTTCGAGGACATCTCCGCATTCCGGGAGGAGCTGGAGAAACTCGAGGCCGAAGACGAACCCAACAACGAGGCGGAGGAGCAGATGTCCCTGCTGCCCGATGCCTCCCGCGCCACGGTCACGCCGAGTCCCGGAAAGGGCCGTCGCACACGACGCTCCCGTCAGTGA
- a CDS encoding TetR/AcrR family transcriptional regulator: MAADSNGKRGRGRPKAFDRAEVVDTAMTLLWEKGPGALSVNELCESIGVSKPGLYREFGGDDGLLAAALERYYAVRIAPLLVKLCQDQPLADALTMLARWMATPNTPLPAGCLFAKARTTLQPLGPQASAQIVAMRQTQLETLTAWMKAAKRRGDLSHGISADLAGRYVDTQLTMLLRLVGDGEPPKSIEAQTRLAFAGIMRQDAGA, encoded by the coding sequence ATGGCAGCAGACTCGAATGGCAAGCGTGGACGAGGCAGGCCCAAGGCCTTCGACCGCGCGGAAGTCGTCGACACCGCGATGACGCTCCTTTGGGAGAAGGGGCCTGGCGCGCTCTCGGTCAACGAGCTTTGCGAGTCGATCGGCGTCTCAAAGCCCGGCCTGTACCGTGAGTTCGGCGGCGACGACGGTCTGCTGGCGGCAGCCCTCGAGCGCTACTACGCCGTGCGCATCGCTCCCCTGTTGGTGAAGCTCTGCCAGGATCAGCCCTTGGCGGATGCGCTCACCATGCTGGCGCGCTGGATGGCCACACCGAATACGCCCCTCCCCGCCGGTTGCCTGTTCGCCAAGGCTCGCACCACCCTGCAGCCCCTCGGGCCTCAGGCGAGTGCGCAGATCGTGGCGATGAGGCAGACCCAACTCGAGACGCTGACCGCGTGGATGAAGGCCGCCAAGCGTCGTGGTGACCTTAGTCACGGCATCAGCGCGGATCTCGCAGGCCGCTACGTCGACACGCAGCTGACGATGCTCCTGAGGCTGGTCGGCGATGGCGAGCCCCCAAAGTCCATCGAAGCTCAGACCCGGCTGGCATTCGCAGGCATCATGCGCCAGGACGCCGGCGCGTAA
- a CDS encoding DoxX family membrane protein, which produces MLAEHQLPNHTSLTLLARLLFTSLFLLSGVTHFSNVPGYVALMHESIAYRELWVLVSGAVELAGAGMILFNWRPRLGAWLLIIFLLPVTIVVHGYEMLHADGEAMRVVQRASFVKGFALVGAALLMTQIGVTHRSLEPSSN; this is translated from the coding sequence ATGCTTGCAGAACACCAACTCCCCAATCACACCTCGCTCACGCTCCTCGCACGCTTGCTGTTCACGTCGCTGTTTCTGCTTTCCGGCGTCACCCACTTCTCGAATGTGCCGGGCTACGTCGCCCTCATGCACGAGTCGATCGCGTACCGTGAGCTCTGGGTGCTCGTCTCCGGCGCCGTCGAGCTGGCCGGGGCGGGGATGATCCTCTTCAACTGGCGCCCCCGTCTTGGCGCGTGGCTGCTCATCATCTTCCTCCTGCCGGTGACGATCGTCGTACACGGCTACGAGATGCTGCACGCCGATGGCGAGGCGATGCGCGTGGTGCAGCGAGCCTCGTTCGTCAAGGGCTTCGCGCTGGTCGGCGCCGCCCTGCTGATGACGCAGATCGGTGTCACCCATCGATCCCTCGAACCATCATCGAACTGA
- a CDS encoding serine hydrolase — protein sequence MLRTALLLALAVAGTAQADYDYFTANRALIRNGVQAVLTCSGLFTSQRSLAQVFAQELAYLGERTLGDAQGGPYEVHSDEQAVTVGGAPHGPAVTAAFREGVGCVVMAPDMGLDAIPTLPELRLPYPHEDPATTPWPRGDLLANPLTPDADVDAQALAAAAQWAFERDTEEQDTISLLVVHRGRPILERYAEGFDRTTRTRTWSTAKSIAVTLIGMQVDAGAMALDESLGLDWLPQIPAPKSLRTAPAPDPRQAITLRHVLNMSSGLYPVDSFGLEYATGSGLAYWAGASSVKGARDRGLVRAPGTHWDYENYDTLLAVHAFKQSLPDEQAYLEFPRRRLLDKLGMRSTLLSVDRFGDFILSSQVYTNARDLARFGLLYLQNGVWEGERLISQAWIDFVRIPAPATEVRGNDYGGQWWLVPDARKEEVPADAYSTAGNRGQYVIVVPSHDVVIVRRGLDYGRQGFDRWDLTREVLEAIPAASAAQRAAAARLTAP from the coding sequence GTGTTGCGCACTGCCCTCCTCCTGGCCCTCGCCGTCGCGGGCACGGCACAGGCTGACTACGACTACTTCACCGCCAACCGCGCCCTGATCCGCAACGGCGTCCAAGCCGTGCTCACTTGCAGCGGCTTGTTCACCTCGCAGCGCAGCCTCGCGCAGGTGTTCGCGCAGGAACTGGCCTACCTGGGGGAGCGCACCTTGGGCGATGCGCAGGGCGGCCCCTACGAAGTGCACAGCGATGAGCAGGCGGTGACCGTAGGCGGCGCCCCCCATGGTCCGGCCGTCACCGCCGCGTTCCGCGAGGGCGTGGGGTGTGTGGTCATGGCCCCGGACATGGGGTTGGACGCCATCCCCACGCTCCCCGAGCTGCGCTTGCCCTACCCCCACGAAGACCCGGCCACCACGCCCTGGCCGCGCGGCGACCTCCTCGCCAACCCGCTGACGCCCGATGCCGATGTGGATGCCCAAGCCCTGGCCGCCGCCGCTCAGTGGGCCTTCGAACGGGACACGGAGGAGCAGGACACGATCAGCCTGCTCGTAGTACATCGGGGCCGGCCCATCCTGGAGCGCTACGCGGAGGGGTTCGACCGCACGACGCGAACGCGCACCTGGTCCACGGCCAAGAGCATCGCCGTCACCTTGATCGGGATGCAGGTGGATGCCGGCGCCATGGCCCTCGACGAGAGCTTAGGTCTCGACTGGCTGCCACAGATCCCCGCGCCGAAGAGCCTGCGCACGGCCCCAGCGCCAGACCCGCGCCAGGCCATCACCCTGCGCCATGTGTTGAACATGTCGAGCGGCCTGTACCCGGTGGACAGCTTCGGGCTGGAGTACGCCACCGGCTCTGGCCTCGCCTATTGGGCGGGAGCCAGCTCCGTGAAGGGTGCGCGCGACCGCGGCCTCGTGCGCGCACCGGGCACCCATTGGGACTACGAGAACTACGACACCCTCCTCGCCGTGCACGCCTTCAAGCAGAGCCTTCCCGACGAGCAGGCGTACCTCGAGTTCCCGCGCCGTCGCCTGCTCGACAAGTTGGGGATGCGCAGCACCTTGCTGTCGGTCGATCGCTTCGGCGACTTCATCCTCAGCAGTCAGGTGTACACGAACGCGCGAGACCTTGCTCGCTTCGGCCTGCTCTATCTGCAGAACGGTGTCTGGGAGGGCGAGCGACTGATCTCGCAGGCGTGGATCGACTTCGTGCGCATACCGGCGCCGGCCACCGAGGTCAGGGGCAACGACTACGGTGGGCAATGGTGGCTGGTGCCGGATGCTCGCAAGGAGGAAGTACCGGCCGATGCCTACAGCACGGCGGGCAACCGCGGCCAGTACGTCATCGTCGTGCCCAGCCACGA